A DNA window from Porites lutea chromosome 6, jaPorLute2.1, whole genome shotgun sequence contains the following coding sequences:
- the LOC140941176 gene encoding tetratricopeptide repeat protein 28-like, giving the protein MTSLKLIHDSPADYHSHTGALIVGDPEVGSVLFKESIEIVSRLPSASEEVEIIGKLLGFQPLRGKQATKQAVLDSIKSVSLIHIAAHGDAERGEIVLAPPPAINRTPEEEDYLLTMAEISQVRLRAKLVVLSCCHSAKGQIRAEGVVGIARAFLGSGARSVLVALWAIEDKATKQFMSRFYEHLVSGESASESLHQAMKWMRENGYSKVGQWAPFMLIGDNVTFDFGAKVCSAGQDEQSK; this is encoded by the exons ATGACTTCTCTGAAGCTCATTCATGACAGCCCAGCAGATTATCACAGTCACACTGGTGCACTGATAGTGGGGGATCCCGAGGTTGGAAGCGTGCTGTTCAAGGAAAGTATTGAGATTGTATCGAGGCTGCCTTCTGCAAGCGAAGAAGTAGAGATAATTGGAAAACTGCTCGGTTTTCAACCTCTGCGAGGAAAGCAAGCAACCAAGCAGGCGGTTCTTGACAGCATAAAGTCGGTGAGTCTTATACATATCGCTGCCCATGGTGATGCTGAAAGAGGGGAAATCGTCCTTGCCCCTCCACCCGCCATCAACAGGACTCCAGAAGAGGAAGACTACTTGTTGACAATGGCTGAAATTTCCCAAGTTCGGCTGAGAGCAAAACTTGTGGTCCTTAGCTGCTGTCATAGTGCAAAAGGACAAATCAGAGCAGAGGGAGTGGTTGGAATTGCTCGAGCATTTTTAGGATCCGGTGCACGCTCAGTGTTGGTGGCACTTTGGGCCATAGAAGACAAGGCAACAAAACAGTTCATGAGTCGTTTTTACGAGCACCTTGTTAGTGGGGAAAGTGCCAGTGAATCTCTTCACCAGGCCATGAAGTGGATGAGAGAAAACGGCTATTCCAAAGTGGGGCAATGGGCACCATTTATGCTGATTGGAGATAACGTGACATTTGATTTTGGAGCGAAAG tttgcagtgCCGGCCAAGATGAACAGAGCAAATGA